Genomic segment of bacterium:
ACCACCGGCCTTCGATCCCGAAGGGGTCAAGAAGGGACTGGGCGAACTGGGCAACGCCATCGCCAAGCTGTAGAAGTCCCGTGCCCGCTCGCTGACTCTCGTGAAGCTTCGCGTTAGGGACGTGCGCCCTTTGCCACACGACGGCTCAGGGCTCTGGCTCGCGCGCGGATGCTGCGGATTTCCTTGTCCGAGAAGCACAGGACCTCCAGAAACTCCTTGTGCTTCCGGGGTGCGGCGCGTTCGAACTCCGCGTGCCAGCGCTGCATGTCTTCCTCGTTGAAACCCGAGGCCGCCAGCAGGGAAATCCAACGCTCGCGATTCATGACGCGCACACGGCCGAGTCGACCGTGGTTCTCCAGCAGTCCGACGACCATACGCTGCTGCTCCCGGAGTTGCTGGATTTCGGAATTCAGGTCGCCCAGGCGTCGCTCGAGGATCTCGACCAGACGCGTCCCCGGGGCTTCGAGAAGATGCTTGATGTCATCCAGGGGAATCCCTGTCTCTCGATACCGGCAGATCTGTTCCAGTCGCCGGGCGTCCTCTTCGCTGTAGAGTCGATAGCCTTTTGCCGAGCGTCCCGAGGCGCGAAGCAACCCGATCGAGTCGTAATAGAGCAGCGTGCTGCGCGAGAGTCCGAAGCGCGCAGCCAGTCTTCCGATCGTCGTCATCGCGACAGGCTGGGCTCGTCTGCGGAATCCGTCAACCCTTGACCTGACTATAGCTTCACACTTTAGGATATCGGGAACTCGTTCACTTTGAAGGTCAAGGAGATGTCCCATGAAATTTGGAATGCTTCACCTCTACGCAAATCCCGGCGACCTGTCCGAGCGTCAGGCCATCCGCGAACAGATGGACCTGATGAAGGCCGCGGAGAACCTCGACTTCGACTCGGTATGGCCGGCC
This window contains:
- a CDS encoding MerR family transcriptional regulator codes for the protein MTTIGRLAARFGLSRSTLLYYDSIGLLRASGRSAKGYRLYSEEDARRLEQICRYRETGIPLDDIKHLLEAPGTRLVEILERRLGDLNSEIQQLREQQRMVVGLLENHGRLGRVRVMNRERWISLLAASGFNEEDMQRWHAEFERAAPRKHKEFLEVLCFSDKEIRSIRARARALSRRVAKGARP